In Bacillus sp. NP247, one DNA window encodes the following:
- a CDS encoding DAPG hydrolase family protein: MKNQVSIVVEHELNDVTPEMIDWWWDNIDNSERYKLWHPEEHVDFKWLVDPKVHGHVGAISASIESAGDGLEFPLRIRWEDPKDCPINTHYSHVLMGSCLDDNDDVISQVIHQYEKSENGTVMTSTFIFPKGLPPFINLSGLYKHNVEEMSEFSNFLPELSQREFVR; this comes from the coding sequence ATGAAAAACCAAGTATCAATAGTAGTTGAACATGAATTGAATGACGTAACACCAGAAATGATTGACTGGTGGTGGGATAATATTGATAACTCTGAACGATATAAACTATGGCACCCAGAAGAACATGTTGATTTTAAGTGGCTAGTTGATCCTAAAGTGCATGGGCATGTAGGAGCCATATCAGCTTCAATCGAATCTGCTGGGGATGGACTAGAATTCCCGCTAAGAATTAGATGGGAAGACCCTAAAGATTGTCCTATAAATACCCATTACAGCCATGTTTTAATGGGTTCATGTTTAGATGATAATGACGATGTAATTTCACAAGTAATACATCAATACGAAAAATCCGAGAACGGTACAGTAATGACTTCTACATTCATTTTCCCGAAAGGATTACCACCATTTATTAATCTAAGTGGTTTATATAAACACAATGTAGAAGAAATGAGTGAGTTCAGTAATTTTTTACCAGAACTTTCCCAAAGAGAATTTGTAAGGTAA
- a CDS encoding redoxin domain-containing protein, with protein MWRKLTIIVVLVCLAGYAAYEQFGNKDQAVQGKQEKSEAAMKEMIASNGIEIGKSAPNFELTKLDGTNVKLSDLKGKKVILNFWATWCGPCQQEMPDMEAFYKEHKENVEILAINYTPSEKGGGEEKVSNFAKEKGITFPILLDKNIDVTTAYKVITIPTSYFIDTKGVIQDKFIGPMTQKEMEKRIAKLK; from the coding sequence ATGTGGAGGAAGCTTACGATTATTGTAGTGTTAGTTTGTTTAGCGGGATATGCAGCTTATGAACAGTTCGGTAATAAAGATCAGGCGGTACAAGGGAAGCAAGAAAAAAGTGAAGCTGCTATGAAAGAGATGATTGCAAGTAATGGTATTGAAATAGGAAAGAGTGCACCAAACTTTGAATTAACTAAGTTAGATGGAACAAATGTAAAGCTATCCGATTTAAAAGGAAAGAAAGTTATTTTAAATTTTTGGGCAACGTGGTGTGGGCCTTGTCAGCAAGAAATGCCTGATATGGAAGCTTTCTATAAAGAACATAAAGAAAACGTAGAAATTTTAGCAATAAATTATACGCCTTCAGAAAAAGGTGGGGGAGAAGAAAAAGTAAGCAATTTTGCTAAGGAAAAAGGAATTACTTTTCCTATTTTATTGGACAAGAACATTGATGTGACAACAGCGTATAAAGTAATTACAATCCCAACTTCGTATTTTATAGATACGAAAGGTGTAATTCAGGATAAGTTCATTGGACCGATGACGCAAAAAGAGATGGAAAAACGAATTGCTAAATTAAAATAA
- a CDS encoding YmzC family protein — MIVLEEHPISKELRYIRICLVVLVIVLLFFNGERVVEISTNHDSIENLPTSNMTQIAENTFAIKEYNPSLSSEHTVKIFKYNPDTNQLTLVKEFSTSDPESYTYQLNKTE, encoded by the coding sequence ATGATTGTTTTGGAAGAACACCCTATTAGCAAAGAACTTCGCTATATACGAATATGCTTAGTTGTTTTAGTAATCGTTCTTTTATTTTTCAACGGTGAAAGAGTCGTTGAAATTTCTACAAATCATGATTCCATAGAAAATCTCCCCACCAGTAATATGACACAGATTGCAGAAAATACATTTGCTATTAAAGAATATAATCCATCACTAAGTAGCGAACATACGGTCAAAATTTTCAAATATAACCCAGATACAAATCAACTTACTTTAGTCAAAGAATTTAGTACTAGCGATCCTGAATCTTATACGTATCAACTTAATAAGACTGAGTAA
- a CDS encoding 3'-5' exonuclease, whose protein sequence is MGNVSLPLDYVVIDFETTGFNPYNDKIIQVAAVKYRNHELVDQFVSYVNPERPIPSRITSLTGITNYRVSDAPTIEEVLPLFLAFLHTNVIVAHNASFDMRFLKSNVNMLGLPEPKNKVIDTVFLAKKYMKHAPNHKLETLKRMLGIRLSSHNAFDDCITCAAVYQRCASVEEEGKRKAKKEVLDETIVFEAVKEMLVRNNRDIEWIRCMNVGSYLDIKAFYPVMRVKVKGRKKYILTEILEDDVKEICTSLKCEPALKSEVGNTRIMLNNLEDVLKLESYILEQYDFVLRALRDYKESEVNAEEKLKEYLKVLV, encoded by the coding sequence GTGGGGAATGTATCCTTACCGTTAGATTATGTTGTAATTGATTTTGAAACAACAGGATTTAACCCTTATAATGATAAAATTATTCAAGTTGCAGCAGTGAAATATCGTAATCATGAACTAGTAGATCAATTTGTTTCATACGTGAATCCAGAGCGTCCGATTCCGAGCCGAATTACGAGTTTAACAGGTATTACAAATTATCGTGTTTCAGATGCACCAACAATTGAAGAAGTGTTACCTTTATTTTTAGCATTTTTACATACAAATGTTATTGTGGCTCATAATGCTTCTTTTGACATGCGCTTTTTGAAAAGTAATGTAAATATGCTTGGGCTTCCTGAACCTAAAAATAAGGTGATTGACACTGTGTTTTTAGCAAAAAAATATATGAAGCACGCACCTAATCATAAACTTGAGACGTTAAAGCGAATGCTTGGAATTCGTCTAAGTTCTCATAATGCATTTGACGACTGTATTACGTGTGCAGCTGTTTATCAAAGATGTGCATCAGTTGAAGAAGAAGGAAAGAGAAAAGCGAAGAAAGAAGTGCTTGATGAAACAATAGTATTTGAAGCGGTAAAAGAAATGCTTGTACGAAATAACCGTGATATTGAATGGATTCGTTGTATGAATGTAGGAAGCTATTTAGATATAAAAGCTTTTTATCCGGTTATGAGAGTAAAAGTAAAAGGGCGAAAGAAATACATATTAACAGAAATATTAGAAGATGATGTGAAAGAAATATGTACGAGTTTAAAATGTGAACCGGCGTTAAAAAGTGAAGTTGGTAATACGAGAATTATGCTTAATAACTTAGAGGATGTCTTGAAATTAGAAAGTTATATTTTAGAACAGTATGATTTCGTATTACGAGCGCTGCGTGATTATAAAGAAAGTGAAGTGAATGCAGAAGAAAAATTAAAAGAGTATTTAAAAGTTTTGGTATAA
- a CDS encoding ABC transporter ATP-binding protein yields MERDETNWFHPFLFTAKNGGNGMKEYKRILLPLRQEKILVIAAIRSGIIAAILNLSRPLFMGLIVDNLIQQELKGAYLYIALFAGSRFMLWMNNLLFDYVSSKASQRILREKRIDVLRHFFLLPFEESEKVKQGELETLVVSDIPNWIRLYGSILIEYIHAIAQFIGAFIALQHIDVQFIWWITPFLFLSAMVPMLMGKKVRNIASIAQKNQSIVVEMMSQFVKGIQDLRSLQKESWAIGLFKGVTVKSYKTEVKKTMLQHCIGIVGTVIETGAYIVVLIIGAKKIIKGDMEVGSLVAVLATIEMLFFPVRYASDLLMMTQVAIASASRVFCFLDIQAEYRNVERAMGMRLTNVSFKENGEERCRIKNIHLEINPGEFVIIVGESGAGKTTLLKLITGLYKPSNGSVVYYGNEARMTTVWQEPRFFRTTIKENIYFGEEGLENQLEKNAELVNVTPIIRGLPEGSQTVLHKSGEEFSGGERKRLALLRAIVSNPNLIILDEPTAGLDPGNQEVVWNMIEGLGRDVTRIVATHDVERAILADRVIVMREGSIVECGNPRELLNRNSLLKEMLIKR; encoded by the coding sequence ATGGAAAGGGATGAGACCAATTGGTTTCATCCCTTTCTTTTTACTGCGAAAAATGGAGGGAACGGCATGAAAGAATATAAAAGAATATTGTTACCGTTACGACAAGAGAAAATATTAGTAATAGCAGCTATACGTAGTGGAATAATTGCTGCCATTTTAAATTTATCACGCCCACTATTCATGGGGCTAATTGTAGATAACCTTATTCAACAGGAATTAAAAGGTGCATATTTGTACATTGCATTGTTTGCCGGTAGCCGCTTTATGCTGTGGATGAATAATCTTTTATTTGATTATGTAAGCTCAAAAGCGAGTCAGCGAATATTACGAGAGAAGCGTATAGATGTATTACGTCATTTTTTCTTATTACCGTTTGAAGAAAGTGAGAAGGTAAAACAAGGAGAGTTAGAAACTTTGGTCGTGTCTGATATTCCGAACTGGATACGGTTATATGGATCTATATTAATAGAATATATCCACGCTATTGCACAATTTATTGGTGCGTTCATAGCTCTACAACATATCGATGTACAGTTCATATGGTGGATAACTCCGTTTTTATTTTTAAGTGCAATGGTTCCAATGCTTATGGGGAAAAAAGTAAGAAATATTGCGAGTATTGCTCAAAAGAATCAATCAATTGTTGTAGAGATGATGTCACAATTTGTAAAAGGCATACAAGATTTGCGTAGTTTACAAAAAGAGAGCTGGGCAATTGGCTTATTTAAAGGAGTGACAGTAAAATCTTATAAAACAGAAGTAAAGAAGACGATGTTGCAACATTGTATTGGGATAGTTGGAACGGTAATAGAAACAGGAGCATATATAGTTGTTCTTATTATAGGAGCAAAAAAAATAATAAAAGGGGATATGGAAGTCGGTTCGCTTGTGGCGGTATTAGCTACAATTGAGATGTTATTTTTCCCCGTTCGTTATGCGAGTGATTTATTGATGATGACACAAGTTGCTATTGCTTCGGCCAGTCGAGTTTTTTGCTTTTTAGATATACAGGCTGAATACAGAAATGTAGAAAGAGCGATGGGAATGAGATTAACAAATGTTTCATTTAAAGAGAACGGTGAAGAGAGATGTAGAATTAAAAATATTCATTTGGAGATTAATCCTGGGGAATTCGTGATCATTGTAGGAGAAAGTGGTGCAGGAAAAACAACGCTTTTAAAATTAATAACGGGTTTATATAAACCATCTAACGGTAGCGTTGTTTATTATGGTAATGAGGCTCGGATGACTACAGTATGGCAAGAACCACGTTTTTTTCGGACGACAATAAAAGAAAATATATATTTCGGGGAAGAGGGCTTAGAAAACCAGTTAGAAAAAAATGCTGAACTTGTAAATGTAACGCCGATTATTAGGGGGTTACCTGAAGGGAGTCAAACTGTACTACATAAAAGTGGTGAAGAGTTTTCTGGAGGGGAAAGAAAACGTCTTGCACTATTGCGAGCGATTGTATCAAATCCGAATCTCATTATTTTAGATGAACCGACTGCGGGGTTAGATCCGGGCAATCAAGAAGTGGTTTGGAATATGATTGAAGGGCTAGGAAGAGATGTAACGAGAATTGTGGCAACACATGACGTAGAGAGGGCAATACTAGCAGATCGTGTTATTGTAATGAGAGAAGGAAGTATTGTTGAATGTGGAAATCCTAGAGAGTTATTAAATCGTAATTCATTGCTTAAAGAAATGCTAATAAAAAGATAA
- a CDS encoding FbpB family small basic protein codes for MRRSRRKSFEELVNENKQQLLSDRDAIDRIEERIEKRYEMKLFKQAE; via the coding sequence ATGAGAAGAAGTCGCCGTAAATCGTTTGAAGAACTTGTAAATGAAAATAAACAACAATTATTAAGCGATCGTGATGCAATCGATCGAATTGAAGAACGTATTGAAAAACGTTATGAAATGAAACTTTTTAAGCAGGCTGAATAA